The proteins below come from a single Holdemania massiliensis genomic window:
- a CDS encoding TIGR02206 family membrane protein, giving the protein MLPGTAYGFLSLPHMLEILFIPLSLGLLLHWTQTHSRQAARKLLHGLAIAVPCLELTRIVWLFLLGEGYWVKLLPLHLCGLQVLFIPLAVFTRSEALRSYVWATSILGGITAIVYPAGIVGTYPFFHFQTFQSFALHLLLILVPILMFLCDGYSPTFRQLPSVTVILSLSALCAFAVDWIWGQNYMFLREVPDIGFLQEILRLGGYPAYWLTLGSAVLAGCALLLAWGQRWAQHRQTHQHEKRGMTRTGM; this is encoded by the coding sequence GTGCTGCCTGGAACAGCCTATGGTTTCTTAAGTCTGCCGCACATGCTGGAAATTCTGTTCATTCCCTTAAGTCTGGGACTGCTTCTACATTGGACGCAAACCCATTCGCGGCAAGCGGCCAGAAAATTACTCCACGGATTGGCCATCGCTGTCCCATGTCTGGAACTGACACGGATTGTCTGGCTGTTTCTGTTAGGTGAAGGGTATTGGGTCAAGCTGCTTCCGCTGCATCTGTGCGGGCTGCAGGTCTTGTTTATTCCGCTTGCCGTCTTTACCCGCTCAGAAGCCCTGCGCAGTTATGTGTGGGCCACTTCCATTCTCGGCGGAATCACGGCTATCGTTTATCCGGCCGGGATTGTCGGTACTTATCCCTTTTTCCACTTTCAGACATTCCAAAGCTTTGCCCTGCATCTGCTTCTGATTTTAGTTCCCATCTTAATGTTTCTGTGCGATGGTTACTCCCCAACGTTTAGACAGCTGCCTTCCGTCACGGTGATTCTGAGCCTCAGTGCCCTGTGCGCCTTCGCTGTGGACTGGATTTGGGGACAGAATTACATGTTTCTTCGGGAAGTCCCGGACATTGGCTTTTTACAGGAGATCCTGCGCCTGGGCGGATATCCCGCTTACTGGCTGACCTTGGGTTCGGCTGTGCTTGCGGGCTGTGCCTTGTTACTGGCTTGGGGACAGCGCTGGGCTCAACATAGACAAACACATCAACATGAGAAAAGAGGAATGACGCGGACGGGGATGTGA